A portion of the Paenibacillus sp. PvR098 genome contains these proteins:
- a CDS encoding IreB family regulatory phosphoprotein, with translation MSSMDKTMKFNVKAEEIETSPKEVILAVYDALQEKGYNPINQIVGYLLSGDPAYIPRHNNARSIIRKRERDELIEELVRSYLQQHKS, from the coding sequence ATGAGTTCAATGGATAAAACGATGAAATTTAACGTCAAAGCGGAAGAGATCGAGACATCGCCCAAAGAAGTCATTTTAGCGGTGTATGACGCGCTTCAGGAAAAAGGCTACAACCCGATCAACCAAATCGTCGGTTATTTGCTTTCAGGCGATCCGGCCTATATCCCACGACACAACAATGCAAGGAGCATCATCCGCAAGCGGGAGAGAGATGAACTGATCGAGGAACTCGTTCGTTCCTACCTCCAACAGCATAAATCTTAA